The following are encoded together in the Bos javanicus breed banteng chromosome X, ARS-OSU_banteng_1.0, whole genome shotgun sequence genome:
- the IL2RG gene encoding cytokine receptor common subunit gamma — MLKPPLPLRSLLFLQLPLLGVGLNPKFLTPSGNEDIGGKPGTGGDFFLTSTPAGTLDVSTLPLPKVQCFVFNVEYMNCTWNSSSEPQPNNLTLHYGYRNFNGDDKLQECGHYLFSEGITSGCWFGKKEIRLYETFVVQLQDPREHRKQPKQMLKLQDLVIPWAPENLTLRNLSEFQLELSWSNRYLDHCLEHLVQYRSDRDRSWTEQSVDHRHSFSLPSVDAQKLYTFRVRSRYNPLCGSAQHWSDWSYPIHWGSNTSKENIENPENPSLFALEAVLIPLGSMGLIVSLICVYCWLERTMPRIPTLKNLEDLVTEYQGNFSAWSGVSKGLAESLQPDYSERLCHVSEIPPKGGEGPGGSPCSQHSPYWAPPCYTLKPEP; from the exons ATGTTGAAGCCACCGTTGCCACTCAGATCCCTCTTATTTCTCCAGCTAcctctgctgggggtggggctgaacCCAAAGTTCCTCACGCCCAGTGGCAATGAAGACATTGGTGGGAAACCTGGGACTGGAGGAG ACTTCTTCCTGACTTCAACACCCGCTGGGACCCTCGATGTTTCTACTCTGCCCCTCCCAAAGGTTCAGTGTTTTGTGTTCAATGTGGAGTATATGAATTGCACTTGGAACAGCAGCTCTGAGCCCCAGCCCAACAACCTGACTCTGCATTATGG GTACAGGAACTTTAATGGTGatgataaactccaggagtgTGGCCACTATCTATTCTCTGAAGGAATCACTTCTGGCTGTTGGTTTGGAAAAAAGGAGATCCGTCTCTACGAAACGTTTGTTGTCCAGCTCCAGGACCCACGGGAACACCGGAAGCAGCCCAAACAGATGCTAAAACTGCAGGATCTGG TAATCCCCTGGGCTCCGGAGAACCTGACGCTTCGCAACCTGAGTGAATTCCAGCTAGAACTGAGCTGGAGCAACAGATACTTGGACCACTGTCTGGAGCACCTGGTGCAGTACCGGAGTGACCGGGACCGAAGCTGGACG GAACAATCCGTGGACCACAGGCATAGCTTCTCTCTGCCTAGCGTGGATGCACAGAAACTCTACACGTTCCGTGTTCGGAGCCGTTATAACCCACTTTGCGGAAGTGCTCAGCATTGGAGTGACTGGAGCTATCCAATTCACTGGGGCAGCAATACTTCAAAAG AGAATATTGAGAATCCAGAAAATCCTTCCTTGTTTGCATTGGAAGCTGTGCTGATCCCTCTTGGCTCCATGGGATTGATTGTGAGCCTCATCTGTGTGTACTGCTGGCTGGAACG GACAATGCCCCGAATTCCTACTCTCAAGAACCTAGAGGATCTGGTTACTGAATACCAAGGAAACTTCTCG GCCTGGAGTGGTGTATCTAAGGGACTGGCCGAGAGTCTGCAGCCAGACTACAGTGAACGGCTCTGCCACGTCAGTGAGATTCCCCCCAAAGGAGGGGAAGGGCCTGGGGGCTCCCCCTGCAGCCAGCACAGcccctactgggctcctccatgtTATACCCTGAAACCTGAGCCCTGA
- the CXHXorf65 gene encoding uncharacterized protein CXorf65 homolog isoform X2: protein MFIFIKHGDNQQFLANINCSVLLLLHYARRKVGLPKTETIDLCDETGTMKLFFLMKTPGDYANKFLTARNTYYVCKVERGAAGTRVESAYKAFVPLLKNPEPELIDALRTQCDLLERSRVKMLRIQEAKKVVPIESSVNLTSKSSGRSDEEGTTRRAPVLKTRADFVSRKDKHR from the exons ATGTTCATCTTTATCAAACATGGAG ATAATCAGCAGTTTCTGGCCAATATTAACTGttctgtcctgctgctgctgcattatGCCCGCCGTAAAGTGGGGCTGCCTAAAACAG AAACCATCGATTTATGTGATGAAACGGGGACAATGAAGTTGTTTTTTCTGATGAAGACTCCTGGAGACTATGCCAACAAATTCCTTACAGCTCGAAACACCTACTACGTTTGTAAGGTGGAGCGTGGGGCAGCAG GAACTAGAGTTGAGAGTGCCTACAAAGCATTTGTGCCCCTCCTGAAGAACCCAGAACCCGAGCTTATTG ATGCCTTGCGTACACAATGTGACCTCCTGGAGAGGAGTCGAGTGAAAATGCTTAGAATCCAAGAAGCCAAGAAAGTCGTTCCAATTGAATCCTCTGTGAACCTCACA TCCAAATCATCAGGACGATCAGATGAAGAGGGGACCACTCGCAGGGCTCCCGTCTTGAAGACCAGAGCGGACTTTGTCAGTAGGAAGGATAAACATCGCTAA
- the CXHXorf65 gene encoding uncharacterized protein CXorf65 homolog isoform X1, whose amino-acid sequence MFIFIKHGDNQQFLANINCSVLLLLHYARRKVGLPKTETIDLCDETGTMKLFFLMKTPGDYANKFLTARNTYYVCKVERGAAGTRVESAYKAFVPLLKNPEPELIDALRTQCDLLERSRVKMLRIQEAKKVVPIESSVNLTVSLTKHGLSQEPPFPTCLLKAPLPQLSGVNFLPKSNIHAQDLPLTSLVLPLALVCRKLLCRGLFTY is encoded by the exons ATGTTCATCTTTATCAAACATGGAG ATAATCAGCAGTTTCTGGCCAATATTAACTGttctgtcctgctgctgctgcattatGCCCGCCGTAAAGTGGGGCTGCCTAAAACAG AAACCATCGATTTATGTGATGAAACGGGGACAATGAAGTTGTTTTTTCTGATGAAGACTCCTGGAGACTATGCCAACAAATTCCTTACAGCTCGAAACACCTACTACGTTTGTAAGGTGGAGCGTGGGGCAGCAG GAACTAGAGTTGAGAGTGCCTACAAAGCATTTGTGCCCCTCCTGAAGAACCCAGAACCCGAGCTTATTG ATGCCTTGCGTACACAATGTGACCTCCTGGAGAGGAGTCGAGTGAAAATGCTTAGAATCCAAGAAGCCAAGAAAGTCGTTCCAATTGAATCCTCTGTGAACCTCACAGTAAGCCTTACCAAACATGGTCTGTCCCAGGAGCCTCCTTTCCCCACCTGTCTACTgaaggctcctctgccccagcTCTCTGGGGTGAATTTCCTTCCCAAATCCAACATTCATGCCCAAGATCTGCCTCTCACCTCTTTGGTCCTGCCTTTGGCCCTAGTTTGTAGAAAACTTCTCTGCAGGGGCCTTTTTACTTACTGA
- the FOXO4 gene encoding forkhead box protein O4 isoform X2: MDPVNENSAREAAAIVDLDPDFEPQSRPRSCTWPLPRPELAPEPSEASEVESGLGEKVHPEGRSDGRTQPTLLPARLPDSAGGPQPGILGAVTGPRKGGSRRNAWGNQSYAELISQAIESAPEKRLTLAQIYEWMVRTVPYFKDKGDSNSSAGWKNSIRHNLSLHSKFIKVHNEATGKSSWWMLNPEGGKSGKAPRRRAASMDSSSRLLRGRSKTPKKKPAVLPAPREGATPRSPAGHFAKWSGSPCSRNREEADAWSTFRPRSSSNASTVSTRPSPREPEPEVLAEEEMPASASGYAGGVPPTLKEDLELLDGLNLTSPHSLLSRSSLSGFSLQHPGVPGPLHTYSTSLFSPAEGPLSAGEGCFSSSQSLEALLTSDTPPPPADVLMTQLQAKTECLRILISTYTWRTWSVTWITSSMTSWMGTKDWTSTLSQIPEPWLEASFPASETEPGVPISTLYP, translated from the exons ATGGATCCAGTAAATGAGAATTCAGCCAGAGAGGCTGCCGCGATCGTAGACCTCGATCCCGACTTCGAACCCCAGAGCCGTCCCCGCTCCTGCACCTGGCCCCTTCCCCGACCAGAGCTCGCTCCCGAGCCGTCCGAGGCGTCCGAGGTGGAGTCAGGTCTGGGAGAGAAGGTACACCCGGAGGGGCGCTCGGACGGGCGCACCCAGCCGAccctgttgcccgccaggctcccagACTCGGCAGGGGGTCCCCAGCCCGGGATCCTGGGGGCTGTAACAGGTCCTCGGAAGGGAGGCTCCCGCCGAAATGCCTGGGGAAATCAGTCATATGCAGAACTCATCAGCCAGGCCATTGAAAGCGCCCCCGAGAAGCGACTGACACTGGCCCAGATCTATGAGTGGATGGTCCGCACGGTGCCCTACTTCAAGGACAAGGGTGACAGCAACAGCTCAGCAGGATGGAAG AATTCGATCCGCCACAACCTATCCCTGCATAGCAAGTTCATCAAGGTTCACAACGAGGCTACTGGCAAGAGCTCCTGGTGGATGCTGAATCCGGAGGGAGGCAAGAGCGGCAAGGCACCCCGCCGCCGGGCAGCTTCCATGgatagcagcagcaggctgctcCGGGGCCGCAGCAAAACCCCCAAGAAGAAACCAGCTGTGCTGCCCGCTCCACGTGAAGGTGCCACTCCAAGGAGCCCTGCTGGCCACTTTGCCAAGTGGTCAGGCAGCCCTTGCTCTCGAAACCGAGAGGAAGCCGATGCATGGAGCACCTTCCGTCCACGAAGCAGTTCGAATGCCAGCACTGTCAGCACCCGGCCCTCCCCCAGGGAGCCGGAGCCTGAGGTGCTGGCAGAAGAGGAAATGCCAGCCTCAGCCAGTGGCTATGCAGGGGGTGTCCCTCCCACCCTGAAAGAAGATCTGGAGCTGTTAGATGGGCTCAATCTCACATCTCCCCACTCGCTGCTGTCTCGGAGCAGCCTCTCTGGCTTCTCTTTGCAGCATCCTGGGGTTCCGGGCCCCTTACACACCTACAGCACCTCTCTCTTCAGCCCAGCAGAGGGGCCCCTGTCAGCAGGAGAAGGGTGCTTCTCAAGCTCCCAGTCTTTGGAGGCTCTGCTCACCTCTGATACACCACCACCTCCTGCCGATGTCCTCATGACCCAG CTCCAAGCCAAGACCGAATGCCTCAGGATCTTGATCTCGACATATACATGGAGAACCTGGAGTGTGACATGGATAACATCATCAATGACCTCATGGATGGGGACGAAGGACTGGACTTCAACTTTGAGCCAG ATCCCTGAGCCATGGCTGGAAGCTTCATTCCCTGCTTCAGAGACAGAACCAGGCGTGCCCATATCCACTCTTTACCCTTGA
- the FOXO4 gene encoding forkhead box protein O4 isoform X1, whose product MDPVNENSAREAAAIVDLDPDFEPQSRPRSCTWPLPRPELAPEPSEASEVESGLGEKVHPEGRSDGRTQPTLLPARLPDSAGGPQPGILGAVTGPRKGGSRRNAWGNQSYAELISQAIESAPEKRLTLAQIYEWMVRTVPYFKDKGDSNSSAGWKNSIRHNLSLHSKFIKVHNEATGKSSWWMLNPEGGKSGKAPRRRAASMDSSSRLLRGRSKTPKKKPAVLPAPREGATPRSPAGHFAKWSGSPCSRNREEADAWSTFRPRSSSNASTVSTRPSPREPEPEVLAEEEMPASASGYAGGVPPTLKEDLELLDGLNLTSPHSLLSRSSLSGFSLQHPGVPGPLHTYSTSLFSPAEGPLSAGEGCFSSSQSLEALLTSDTPPPPADVLMTQVDPILSQAPTLLLLGGIPSSSKLGTGGGLCPKPLEAAGPSGLVPTLPMIAPAPPPVMGGAPVPKPLGAPVLTPPTEAPSQDRMPQDLDLDIYMENLECDMDNIINDLMDGDEGLDFNFEPDP is encoded by the exons ATGGATCCAGTAAATGAGAATTCAGCCAGAGAGGCTGCCGCGATCGTAGACCTCGATCCCGACTTCGAACCCCAGAGCCGTCCCCGCTCCTGCACCTGGCCCCTTCCCCGACCAGAGCTCGCTCCCGAGCCGTCCGAGGCGTCCGAGGTGGAGTCAGGTCTGGGAGAGAAGGTACACCCGGAGGGGCGCTCGGACGGGCGCACCCAGCCGAccctgttgcccgccaggctcccagACTCGGCAGGGGGTCCCCAGCCCGGGATCCTGGGGGCTGTAACAGGTCCTCGGAAGGGAGGCTCCCGCCGAAATGCCTGGGGAAATCAGTCATATGCAGAACTCATCAGCCAGGCCATTGAAAGCGCCCCCGAGAAGCGACTGACACTGGCCCAGATCTATGAGTGGATGGTCCGCACGGTGCCCTACTTCAAGGACAAGGGTGACAGCAACAGCTCAGCAGGATGGAAG AATTCGATCCGCCACAACCTATCCCTGCATAGCAAGTTCATCAAGGTTCACAACGAGGCTACTGGCAAGAGCTCCTGGTGGATGCTGAATCCGGAGGGAGGCAAGAGCGGCAAGGCACCCCGCCGCCGGGCAGCTTCCATGgatagcagcagcaggctgctcCGGGGCCGCAGCAAAACCCCCAAGAAGAAACCAGCTGTGCTGCCCGCTCCACGTGAAGGTGCCACTCCAAGGAGCCCTGCTGGCCACTTTGCCAAGTGGTCAGGCAGCCCTTGCTCTCGAAACCGAGAGGAAGCCGATGCATGGAGCACCTTCCGTCCACGAAGCAGTTCGAATGCCAGCACTGTCAGCACCCGGCCCTCCCCCAGGGAGCCGGAGCCTGAGGTGCTGGCAGAAGAGGAAATGCCAGCCTCAGCCAGTGGCTATGCAGGGGGTGTCCCTCCCACCCTGAAAGAAGATCTGGAGCTGTTAGATGGGCTCAATCTCACATCTCCCCACTCGCTGCTGTCTCGGAGCAGCCTCTCTGGCTTCTCTTTGCAGCATCCTGGGGTTCCGGGCCCCTTACACACCTACAGCACCTCTCTCTTCAGCCCAGCAGAGGGGCCCCTGTCAGCAGGAGAAGGGTGCTTCTCAAGCTCCCAGTCTTTGGAGGCTCTGCTCACCTCTGATACACCACCACCTCCTGCCGATGTCCTCATGACCCAGGTAGATCCCATTCTGTCCCAGGCTCCAACACTTCTGCTGCTGGGGGGGATACCTTCCTCCAGTAAGCTAGGCACGGGGGGTGGCCTGTGTCCTAAACCCCTAGAGGCTGCAGGCCCCAGCGGTCTGGTTCCCACCCTCCCGATGATAGCACCAGCACCACCTCCAGTCATGGGGGGGGCCCCGGTCCCCAAGCCCCTGGGGGCTCCTGTGCTCACACCTCCTACTGAAGCTCCAAGCCAAGACCGAATGCCTCAGGATCTTGATCTCGACATATACATGGAGAACCTGGAGTGTGACATGGATAACATCATCAATGACCTCATGGATGGGGACGAAGGACTGGACTTCAACTTTGAGCCAG ATCCCTGA